One genomic segment of Equus przewalskii isolate Varuska chromosome 13, EquPr2, whole genome shotgun sequence includes these proteins:
- the MGAT4B gene encoding alpha-1,3-mannosyl-glycoprotein 4-beta-N-acetylglucosaminyltransferase B isoform X2, with protein MRLRNGPFLTLLLFCLCAFLSLSWYAALGGQKGDVVDVYQREFLALRDRLHAAEQESLKRSKELNLVLDEIKRAVSERQALRDGDGNRTWGRLTEDPRLKPWNVSHKHVLHLPTVFHHLPHLLAKESSLQPAVRVGQGRTGVSVVMGIPSVRREVHSYLTDTLHSLISELSPQEKEDSVIVVLIAETDPQYTSVVTENIKALFPTEIHSGLLEVISPSPHFYPDFSRLRESFGDPKERVRWRTKQNLDYCFLMMYAQSKGIYYVQLEDDIVAKPNYLSTMKNFALQQPSDDWMILEFSQLGFIGKMFKSLDLSLIVEFILMFYRDKPIDWLLDHILWVKVCNPEKDAKHCDRQKANLRIRFKPSLFQHVGTHSSLAGKIQKLKDKDFGKQALRKEHVNPPAEVSTSLKTYQHFTLEKAYLREDFFWAFTPAAGDFIRFRFFQPLRLERFFFRSGNIEHPEDKLFNTSVEVLPFDSDKEALQEGRSATLRYPRSPDGYLQIGSFYKGVAEGEVDPAFGPLEALRLSIQTDSPVWVILSEIFLKKAD; from the exons ATGAGGCTCCGCAATGGCCCCTTCCTGACGCTGCTGCTCTTCTGCCTGTGCGCCTTCCTCTCGCTCTCGTGGTACGCGGCGCTCGGCGGCCAGAAAG GCGATGTGGTGGACGTGTATCAGCGGGAGTTCCTGGCGCTGCGGGACCGGTTGCATGCGGCTGAGCAGGAGAGCCTCAAGCGCTCCAAGGAGCTCAACCTGGTGCTGGACGAGATCAAGAGGGCCGTGTCGGAGAGGCAGGCACTGAGAGATGGGGACGGCAACCGCACCTGGGGCCGCCTAACTG AGGATCCACGACTGAAGCCGTGGAACGTCTCACACAAGCACGTTCTCCACCTGCCCACCGTCTTCCACCACCTGCCGCACCTGCTGGCCAAGGAAAGCAGCCTGCAGCCGGCCGTGCGCGTGGGCCAGGGCCGCACCGGAG TGTCGGTGGTGATGGGCATCCCCAGCGTGCGGCGCGAGGTGCACTCTTACCTGACAGACACGCTGCACTCGCTCATCTCGGAGCTGAGCCCACAGGAGAAGGAGGACTCGGTCATCGTGGTGCTGATCGCCGAG ACTGACCCACAGTACACCTCGGTGGTGACGGAGAACATCAAGGCCTT GTTCCCCACGGAGATCCATTCCGGGCTCCTAgaggtcatctccccttccccccacTTCTACCCTGACTTCTCCCGTCTCCGAGAGTCCTTTGGGGATCCCAAGGAGAGAGTCAG GTGGAGGACCAAACAGAACCTCGATTACTGCTTCCTCATGATGTACGCACAGTCCAAGGGCATCTACTACGTGCAG CTGGAGGATGACATTGTGGCCAAGCCCAACTACCTGAGCACCATGAAGAACTTCGCGCTGCAGCAGCCCTCAGACGACTGGATGATCCTGGAGTTCTCCCAGCTGGGCTTCATAG ggAAGATGTTTAAGTCGCTGGACCTGAGTCTCATTGTGGAGTTCATCCTCATGTTCTACCGGGACAAGCCCATCGACTGGCTTCTGGACCACATTTTGTGGGTGAAGGTCTGCAACCCTGAGAAGGACGCG AAGCACTGTGACCGGCAGAAGGCCAACCTGCGGATCCGCTTCAAGCCATCCCTCTTCCAACACGTGGGCACTCACTCCTCGCTGGCCGGCAAGATCCAGAAACTGAAG GACAAGGACTTTGGGAAGCAGGCTCTGCGGAAGGAGCACGTGAACCCGCCGGCGGAAGTGAGCACCAGCCTCAAGACGTACCAGCACTTCACCCTGGAGAAGGCCTACCTGCGGGAGGATTTCTTCTGGGCCTTCACGCCCGCCGCGGGGGACTTCATCCGCTTCCGCTTCTTCCAGCCTCTGCGTCTTGAGCG GTTCTTCTTCCGCAGCGGGAACATCGAGCACCCAGAAGACAAGCTCTTCAACACGTCTGTGGAGGTGCTGCCCTTCGAT TCTGACAAGGAGGCCCTGCAGGAGGGCCGCTCAGCCACCCTCCGGTACCCTCGGAGCCCTGACGGCTACCTTCAGATCG gctcctTCTACAAGGGTGTGGCGGAGGGTGAGGTGGACCCTGCCTTTGGCCCCCTGGAAGCACTGCGCCTCTCCATCCAGACAGACTCTCCTGTGTGGGTCATCCTGAGCGAG ATTTTCCTGAAAAAGGCCGACTAA
- the MGAT4B gene encoding alpha-1,3-mannosyl-glycoprotein 4-beta-N-acetylglucosaminyltransferase B isoform X1, with the protein MRLRNGPFLTLLLFCLCAFLSLSWYAALGGQKGDVVDVYQREFLALRDRLHAAEQESLKRSKELNLVLDEIKRAVSERQALRDGDGNRTWGRLTEDPRLKPWNVSHKHVLHLPTVFHHLPHLLAKESSLQPAVRVGQGRTGVSVVMGIPSVRREVHSYLTDTLHSLISELSPQEKEDSVIVVLIAETDPQYTSVVTENIKALFPTEIHSGLLEVISPSPHFYPDFSRLRESFGDPKERVRWRTKQNLDYCFLMMYAQSKGIYYVQLEDDIVAKPNYLSTMKNFALQQPSDDWMILEFSQLGFIGKMFKSLDLSLIVEFILMFYRDKPIDWLLDHILWVKVCNPEKDAKHCDRQKANLRIRFKPSLFQHVGTHSSLAGKIQKLKDKDFGKQALRKEHVNPPAEVSTSLKTYQHFTLEKAYLREDFFWAFTPAAGDFIRFRFFQPLRLERFFFRSGNIEHPEDKLFNTSVEVLPFDPLDFASRIPSLTRRPCRRAAQPPSGTLGALTATFRSAPSTRVWRRVRWTLPLAPWKHCASPSRQTLLCGSS; encoded by the exons ATGAGGCTCCGCAATGGCCCCTTCCTGACGCTGCTGCTCTTCTGCCTGTGCGCCTTCCTCTCGCTCTCGTGGTACGCGGCGCTCGGCGGCCAGAAAG GCGATGTGGTGGACGTGTATCAGCGGGAGTTCCTGGCGCTGCGGGACCGGTTGCATGCGGCTGAGCAGGAGAGCCTCAAGCGCTCCAAGGAGCTCAACCTGGTGCTGGACGAGATCAAGAGGGCCGTGTCGGAGAGGCAGGCACTGAGAGATGGGGACGGCAACCGCACCTGGGGCCGCCTAACTG AGGATCCACGACTGAAGCCGTGGAACGTCTCACACAAGCACGTTCTCCACCTGCCCACCGTCTTCCACCACCTGCCGCACCTGCTGGCCAAGGAAAGCAGCCTGCAGCCGGCCGTGCGCGTGGGCCAGGGCCGCACCGGAG TGTCGGTGGTGATGGGCATCCCCAGCGTGCGGCGCGAGGTGCACTCTTACCTGACAGACACGCTGCACTCGCTCATCTCGGAGCTGAGCCCACAGGAGAAGGAGGACTCGGTCATCGTGGTGCTGATCGCCGAG ACTGACCCACAGTACACCTCGGTGGTGACGGAGAACATCAAGGCCTT GTTCCCCACGGAGATCCATTCCGGGCTCCTAgaggtcatctccccttccccccacTTCTACCCTGACTTCTCCCGTCTCCGAGAGTCCTTTGGGGATCCCAAGGAGAGAGTCAG GTGGAGGACCAAACAGAACCTCGATTACTGCTTCCTCATGATGTACGCACAGTCCAAGGGCATCTACTACGTGCAG CTGGAGGATGACATTGTGGCCAAGCCCAACTACCTGAGCACCATGAAGAACTTCGCGCTGCAGCAGCCCTCAGACGACTGGATGATCCTGGAGTTCTCCCAGCTGGGCTTCATAG ggAAGATGTTTAAGTCGCTGGACCTGAGTCTCATTGTGGAGTTCATCCTCATGTTCTACCGGGACAAGCCCATCGACTGGCTTCTGGACCACATTTTGTGGGTGAAGGTCTGCAACCCTGAGAAGGACGCG AAGCACTGTGACCGGCAGAAGGCCAACCTGCGGATCCGCTTCAAGCCATCCCTCTTCCAACACGTGGGCACTCACTCCTCGCTGGCCGGCAAGATCCAGAAACTGAAG GACAAGGACTTTGGGAAGCAGGCTCTGCGGAAGGAGCACGTGAACCCGCCGGCGGAAGTGAGCACCAGCCTCAAGACGTACCAGCACTTCACCCTGGAGAAGGCCTACCTGCGGGAGGATTTCTTCTGGGCCTTCACGCCCGCCGCGGGGGACTTCATCCGCTTCCGCTTCTTCCAGCCTCTGCGTCTTGAGCG GTTCTTCTTCCGCAGCGGGAACATCGAGCACCCAGAAGACAAGCTCTTCAACACGTCTGTGGAGGTGCTGCCCTTCGAT CCCCTTGATTTTGCCTCCAGAATCCCCAGTCTGACAAGGAGGCCCTGCAGGAGGGCCGCTCAGCCACCCTCCGGTACCCTCGGAGCCCTGACGGCTACCTTCAGATCG gctcctTCTACAAGGGTGTGGCGGAGGGTGAGGTGGACCCTGCCTTTGGCCCCCTGGAAGCACTGCGCCTCTCCATCCAGACAGACTCTCCTGTGTGGGTCATCCTGA
- the MGAT4B gene encoding alpha-1,3-mannosyl-glycoprotein 4-beta-N-acetylglucosaminyltransferase B isoform X3, whose product MRLRNGPFLTLLLFCLCAFLSLSWYAALGGQKGDVVDVYQREFLALRDRLHAAEQESLKRSKELNLVLDEIKRAVSERQALRDGDGNRTWGRLTEDPRLKPWNVSHKHVLHLPTVFHHLPHLLAKESSLQPAVRVGQGRTGVSVVMGIPSVRREVHSYLTDTLHSLISELSPQEKEDSVIVVLIAETDPQYTSVVTENIKALFPTEIHSGLLEVISPSPHFYPDFSRLRESFGDPKERVRWRTKQNLDYCFLMMYAQSKGIYYVQLEDDIVAKPNYLSTMKNFALQQPSDDWMILEFSQLGFIGKMFKSLDLSLIVEFILMFYRDKPIDWLLDHILWVKVCNPEKDAKHCDRQKANLRIRFKPSLFQHVGTHSSLAGKIQKLKDKDFGKQALRKEHVNPPAEVSTSLKTYQHFTLEKAYLREDFFWAFTPAAGDFIRFRFFQPLRLERFFFRSGNIEHPEDKLFNTSVEVLPFDNPQSDKEALQEGRSATLRYPRSPDGYLQIGSFYKGVAEGEVDPAFGPLEALRLSIQTDSPVWVILSEIFLKKAD is encoded by the exons ATGAGGCTCCGCAATGGCCCCTTCCTGACGCTGCTGCTCTTCTGCCTGTGCGCCTTCCTCTCGCTCTCGTGGTACGCGGCGCTCGGCGGCCAGAAAG GCGATGTGGTGGACGTGTATCAGCGGGAGTTCCTGGCGCTGCGGGACCGGTTGCATGCGGCTGAGCAGGAGAGCCTCAAGCGCTCCAAGGAGCTCAACCTGGTGCTGGACGAGATCAAGAGGGCCGTGTCGGAGAGGCAGGCACTGAGAGATGGGGACGGCAACCGCACCTGGGGCCGCCTAACTG AGGATCCACGACTGAAGCCGTGGAACGTCTCACACAAGCACGTTCTCCACCTGCCCACCGTCTTCCACCACCTGCCGCACCTGCTGGCCAAGGAAAGCAGCCTGCAGCCGGCCGTGCGCGTGGGCCAGGGCCGCACCGGAG TGTCGGTGGTGATGGGCATCCCCAGCGTGCGGCGCGAGGTGCACTCTTACCTGACAGACACGCTGCACTCGCTCATCTCGGAGCTGAGCCCACAGGAGAAGGAGGACTCGGTCATCGTGGTGCTGATCGCCGAG ACTGACCCACAGTACACCTCGGTGGTGACGGAGAACATCAAGGCCTT GTTCCCCACGGAGATCCATTCCGGGCTCCTAgaggtcatctccccttccccccacTTCTACCCTGACTTCTCCCGTCTCCGAGAGTCCTTTGGGGATCCCAAGGAGAGAGTCAG GTGGAGGACCAAACAGAACCTCGATTACTGCTTCCTCATGATGTACGCACAGTCCAAGGGCATCTACTACGTGCAG CTGGAGGATGACATTGTGGCCAAGCCCAACTACCTGAGCACCATGAAGAACTTCGCGCTGCAGCAGCCCTCAGACGACTGGATGATCCTGGAGTTCTCCCAGCTGGGCTTCATAG ggAAGATGTTTAAGTCGCTGGACCTGAGTCTCATTGTGGAGTTCATCCTCATGTTCTACCGGGACAAGCCCATCGACTGGCTTCTGGACCACATTTTGTGGGTGAAGGTCTGCAACCCTGAGAAGGACGCG AAGCACTGTGACCGGCAGAAGGCCAACCTGCGGATCCGCTTCAAGCCATCCCTCTTCCAACACGTGGGCACTCACTCCTCGCTGGCCGGCAAGATCCAGAAACTGAAG GACAAGGACTTTGGGAAGCAGGCTCTGCGGAAGGAGCACGTGAACCCGCCGGCGGAAGTGAGCACCAGCCTCAAGACGTACCAGCACTTCACCCTGGAGAAGGCCTACCTGCGGGAGGATTTCTTCTGGGCCTTCACGCCCGCCGCGGGGGACTTCATCCGCTTCCGCTTCTTCCAGCCTCTGCGTCTTGAGCG GTTCTTCTTCCGCAGCGGGAACATCGAGCACCCAGAAGACAAGCTCTTCAACACGTCTGTGGAGGTGCTGCCCTTCGAT AATCCCCAGTCTGACAAGGAGGCCCTGCAGGAGGGCCGCTCAGCCACCCTCCGGTACCCTCGGAGCCCTGACGGCTACCTTCAGATCG gctcctTCTACAAGGGTGTGGCGGAGGGTGAGGTGGACCCTGCCTTTGGCCCCCTGGAAGCACTGCGCCTCTCCATCCAGACAGACTCTCCTGTGTGGGTCATCCTGAGCGAG ATTTTCCTGAAAAAGGCCGACTAA